A single Dreissena polymorpha isolate Duluth1 chromosome 14, UMN_Dpol_1.0, whole genome shotgun sequence DNA region contains:
- the LOC127858688 gene encoding mucin-4-like gives MQPLNHPSMQPHYHPSMQPLYHLSMQPLYHLSMQLLYHPSMQPQYHPSIQPIYHPSTQPLYHPSMQPLYHPSTQPLYHPSPRYHASVQLLYHPSYSSSTFHPCSLPTFHPCCHSTINPCSHATFHPYSHSTIVRTATLTSIHATTLLSTHAASLLTIRTTTLPYINAATLTFICAATLPSIRVATQPIIHAATLSSIRIASPTSIHAAAVPTIPAATLLSIHAATLPCIRAPTLSSIGTATLPSIRTATIPIIHAATRPCIRAPTLPSIHAVSLPSIRAATLPSIRAVTLLSIRTATLPYIRTATLKSIHATKLPDPPMQPLYYPSVQPLYHISMQPLSLSYVQPLFLPSVQPLNQSSMQPRYHPSV, from the exons atgcagccCCTCAaccatccatccatgcagccacattaccatccatccatgcagccCCTCTACCATCTATCCATGCAGCCACTTTACCATCTATCCATGCAGCTCCTctaccatccatccatgcagccACAGTACCATCCATCAATACAGCCTATCTACCATCCATCCACGCAGCCACTctaccatccatccatgcagccTCTCTACCATCCATCCACGCAGCCACTCTACCATCCATCC CCACGCTACCATGCATCCGTGCAGCTACTCTATCATCCATCGTACAGCAGCTCTACCTTCCATCCATGCAGCCTCCCTACCTTCCATCCGTGCTGCCACTCTACCATCAATCCGTGCAGCCACGCTACCTTCCATCCGTACAGCCACTCTACGATAGTCCGTACAGCCACTCTAACATCCATCCATGCAACCACGCTACTATCCACCCATGCAGCCTCTCTACTAACCATCCGTACAACCACTCTACCATATATCAATGCAGCCACTCTAACTTTCATATGTGCAGCCACTCTTCCTTCCATCCGTGTAGCCACTCAACCAATCATCCATGCAGCCACGCTTTCATCCATTCGTATAGCCTCTCCAACATCCATTCATGCAGCCGCTGTACCAACCATCCCTGCAGCAACTCTATTATCCATCCATGCAGCCACGCTACCATGCATCCGTGCACCTACTCTATCATCCATCGGTACAGCCACTCTACCTTCCATCCGTACAGCCACTATACCAATCATTCATGCAGCCACGCGACCATGCATCCGTGCACCCACTctaccatccatccatgcagTCTCTCTACCTTCCATCCGTGCTGCAACTCTACCATCCATCCGTGCAGTCACGCTTCTTTCCATCCGTACAGCCACTCTACCATACATCCGTACAGCCACTCTAAAATCCATCCATGCAACCAAGCTACCAGATCCACCCATGCAGCCTCTCTACTATCCATCCGTACAGCCACTATACCATATATCAATGCAGCCACTCTCACTTTCATATGTGCAGCCACTCTTCCTTCCATCCGTGCAGCCACTCAACCAATCATCCATGCAGCCACGCTATCATCCATCCGTATAG